In the Carboxydothermus hydrogenoformans Z-2901 genome, CTGCCTTGGATATTGCCCCGGAATGGCACGTTAAAATGCAGGCGGTATTCCAGAAACATACCGATAATGCCGTATCCAAAACGATAAACATGCCCAATTCCGCTACGGTGGAGGACGTTAAGGAAAGTTACCTTTTAGCGTATAAGCTGGGGTGCAAGGGGCTTACCGTCTACCGGGATGGCAGTCGCGAGGAGCAGGTGTTAAATGCCGGCCTTAACGAAACTAAAAAAGACGAGAAGCCCGAAGAGTTAAAAACTTATAAAGTTGTACCCCGGCCGCGACCAACGGTTACGTACGGAATAACCGAAAAAGTTAAAATTGGCTGTGGCAACTTATACATTACCGTTAACCGGGATGAACAGGGAATTTGTGAGGTGTTCACCAACCTCGGACGGGCCGGAGGATGTCCTTCCCAGTCGGAAGCAACCAGCCGCCTGGTTTCGTTGGCGTTGCGCTCGGGAATTGATGTTACCGAGATAATCGGGCAGTTAAAAGGTATAAGGTGTCATTCAACCTTAAGGCAGATGGGTAACGGTAAGGACATCAAAGTTTTGTCCTGTCCCGACGCTATTGGAAAGGCCATGGAAAAGGTTTTAAAGGATGCTTACGGTTTTAAAGGTAAGATAGAAGTAGATGCACCGCCGGTGGTGATCAGTAACGAGGGGGATGTTTACATTCCCGAAGACGACGGCGAAAGGAAAAATGGCTACTGTCCCGAATGCCACAGCAAATTAGAACATGAAGGCGGCTGCGTAGTTTGTCGCAATTGCGGTTATTCCAAATGCGGTTAAAAAGCCTTGCAGCTTTTGCTGCAGGGCTTTTTCCTTTTTTGCATTTTTTGAGGTTGATATGTCCAAATTAATAGGTGAAGCTGAAATGTTTGGTTATGGCAAAAAACCAGTGTAAAACATTAATAAAAAAGTTTGTAATGATAGACAAAGAAGGAGTTTAGTAACAAACTTAATAAAAAAAATAAAAAAATTTTTTCAATTGCGGAAAAGTTAGCAGGAAAATCAAAAAAAAGAGCGAATATAAAATAATGTCGAAAAAAGACGAGAATCCTGAAAAGGCAATTTGTGAATATTTATACAAAAACATTTAAAAAGGTTTTTATATGTTGCGGAAAGGAAGGAGAATTCCTGATGTCTCCGGGTAAAACCTTTTTTACAATTGGTGATGCGGCAAAGCTAATTGGGGTGGTGCCAGCAACCCTTAGAAACTGGGAAAAGGCGGGATTGGTAAAACCGGGCCGACAAAATGGGAACTACCGTATTTATTCCCTTAAAGATATTGAAAGGCTCAAAAAAATTAAGTACTTAATGCGGGTTAAGGGTTTTAATATCGTTGGAGTGAAGGAATACCTGGCCGCGCAGGGGGAAGAATTGCCGGCAGAACCGGTTAAGATTGAGAAAAAGGGACCGAGGATAGCGGTCGGGCAAAAATTAAAGGCGCTTAGAGAAAAAAAGGGTCTTACCCTGGAGGAAGTTTCCCAGGGAACTGGAGTTTCGGTTTCGTATTTAAGCCGAATTGAATCGGGGCAAGTAAACGTTTCTATCGCTACCCTCCAGAAACTCGCCACCTTTTACGAAAAAAATCTCCTGTATTTTTTTGAGGGAATGGATACCAAAGAGCAAAAATTGGTCCGGGCGGGCCTAGGTCAGGTGCTGGAAACTGACGAAGAGGGGATTAAGGTTGAGCTTTTGACTGCTTTAAATGAACCGGCTATGGAGCCGCTCCTTTACACCGTAGCTCCGGGGGCGGGAAGAAATGAAAATATTTCCCATGAAGGGGAAGAGTTTGTCTACGTTTTAAAAGGGGTTTTAGAAGTGTGGCTTGATGAAACCGAACGTTACGTGGTTGGGCCGGGGGATAGCCTTTATTTTAAAAGTACCCAGCAACACCGTTGGCGTAATATTGGCGATGAAGAACTGGTAGCCCTCTGGATTAATACTCCGCCTACCTTCTAAAAGGGTTATAAGCCCGAAAGGGCTCTAAATACCTAAAAAACTTAAAGGGGGTTTTAAAATGGGTTTTGATTTGGTTTTAAAAAATGCCAAAATCCCTCAAGGCAACCGGACTGTGGACACCCACATCCTGGTGAAGGACGGTAAAATTGCCGGTTTTACCAATGACCTTACCGGGATTGAGGTTGCCGAAGTAATTGATGCTGAAAATAACCTTGTATTGCCTGGGTGCATTGACTCCCACACTCACTTTAAT is a window encoding:
- a CDS encoding cupin domain-containing protein is translated as MSPGKTFFTIGDAAKLIGVVPATLRNWEKAGLVKPGRQNGNYRIYSLKDIERLKKIKYLMRVKGFNIVGVKEYLAAQGEELPAEPVKIEKKGPRIAVGQKLKALREKKGLTLEEVSQGTGVSVSYLSRIESGQVNVSIATLQKLATFYEKNLLYFFEGMDTKEQKLVRAGLGQVLETDEEGIKVELLTALNEPAMEPLLYTVAPGAGRNENISHEGEEFVYVLKGVLEVWLDETERYVVGPGDSLYFKSTQQHRWRNIGDEELVALWINTPPTF